In Cryptomeria japonica chromosome 10, Sugi_1.0, whole genome shotgun sequence, a genomic segment contains:
- the LOC131859029 gene encoding uncharacterized protein LOC131859029, producing MPKVLLKIEVSGSSPIKTYAGEEPFQQWGLDFIGEISDKSSGGHRWILVATAYLTKWVEAIPTKQGTSKVVIKFMMENIITRYSVPARIIADNRMCFRSKEFNTFYEEYGIKISHSSPYHLQGNGQVESTNKNILKIIKKMLGQNKKGWDSKSSLALWFDRITVKKSTGKSSFELVYGKKARLPLDNLLSVHRFMIQEGIDVEDPLQERLV from the coding sequence ATGCCAAAAGTTCTCTTGAAAATTGAAGTATCAGGGAGCTCTCCCATTAAGACCTATGCAGGTGAAGAACCTTTTCAGCAATGGGGGTTGGATTTCATTGGGGAGATATCAGACAAATCTAGTGGAGGTCACAGGTGGATATTGGTAGCCACCGCTTACTTAACCAAATGGGTAGAAGCAATTCCTACCAAGCAGGGGACTAGCAAAGTAGTCATCAAATTCATGATGGAAAATATCATTACCAGATACAGTGTCCCTGCTAGGATTATTGCTGATAATAGAATGTGCTTCAGATCTAAGGAATTCAACACCTTCTATGAGGAGTATGGCATCAAAATATCCCATTCATCTCCATATCATCTCCAAGGTAATGGGCAGGTTGAGTCCACCAATAAAAATATCCTCAAGATCATCAAAAAGATGCTAGGACAAAATAAAAAAGGATGGGATTCAAAATCGAGTCTGGCACTTTGGTTTgatagaataacagtcaagaagTCCACAGGAAAATCTTCGTTTGAACTGGTTTATGGAAAGAAAGCTAGACTTCCATTGGATAATCTTCTGTCTGTCCACAGATTTATGATACAAGAAGGAATTGATGTGGAAGATCCTTTGCAGGAGAGGCTGGTTTAG